One stretch of Dissulfurimicrobium hydrothermale DNA includes these proteins:
- the rlmD gene encoding 23S rRNA (uracil(1939)-C(5))-methyltransferase RlmD has product MPRRGKRRQGQEILGEADIESLSHDGRGIAHIDGKIVFVEGALPSERVRFRYKKRKAGLDEAQVVEVLNPSPDRVKPGCPHFGLCGGCSLQHITHDMQIRIKEQALIENLRHFGGTEPAEILPPLVGPIWGYRRSARLGVRYVKKKTRVLVGFREKQSGLIADIDSCAVLDPRIGDLIAGLKTLISGLRAFKTIPQIEVSAGDEAAALIFRCLEDLEDEDIEALKNFGKTHCVHIHLQPGGPDTVTPLWPETENTLSYRLPEFDVEISFKPGDFIQINGALNRLMVSEAVNALAPTHLETVLDLFCGLGNFSLPIARTAGRVIGVEGNLAMALGADRNAMRNNIKNAVFYAADLSSDPSCAHWANEIPDKVLIDPPRSGAPEAIKHLSKTRPWRIVYVSCNPATLARDSAVLVHTGGYHLKGIRVMDMFPHTSHVEVMAVFER; this is encoded by the coding sequence ATGCCAAGAAGGGGAAAACGCAGGCAAGGCCAGGAAATTTTAGGAGAAGCCGACATCGAATCACTCTCTCATGACGGCCGCGGGATTGCACATATAGACGGAAAGATCGTTTTTGTAGAAGGGGCGCTTCCCTCGGAGCGGGTAAGGTTCAGATACAAAAAAAGAAAGGCGGGCCTTGACGAGGCGCAGGTGGTTGAGGTCTTAAATCCTTCTCCCGACAGGGTCAAGCCGGGGTGTCCACACTTCGGACTTTGTGGCGGGTGCAGTCTCCAGCACATAACGCATGATATGCAAATCCGTATAAAAGAACAGGCCCTCATTGAAAATCTAAGGCACTTCGGCGGCACCGAACCAGCTGAGATCCTTCCTCCTCTCGTCGGTCCGATATGGGGCTACAGGCGATCCGCCCGTCTGGGTGTAAGATACGTTAAAAAAAAGACAAGGGTCCTCGTGGGTTTCAGAGAAAAACAAAGCGGCCTCATCGCCGACATAGATTCCTGCGCAGTGCTCGATCCCAGGATAGGGGACCTCATAGCAGGGCTCAAGACGCTCATATCAGGCCTCAGGGCGTTCAAGACCATACCACAGATCGAGGTCTCGGCCGGGGACGAGGCGGCCGCCCTGATATTCCGCTGCCTCGAAGACCTTGAGGATGAAGACATCGAGGCATTGAAGAACTTTGGCAAAACCCACTGTGTCCACATCCATCTACAGCCAGGCGGTCCCGATACCGTTACGCCCCTCTGGCCTGAGACTGAAAACACCCTTTCTTACCGCCTGCCAGAATTTGACGTAGAGATATCTTTCAAACCCGGCGACTTCATCCAAATAAATGGGGCGCTGAACAGACTTATGGTCTCGGAGGCCGTCAATGCCCTTGCACCCACACACCTAGAAACCGTACTTGATCTCTTTTGCGGCCTCGGAAACTTCAGCCTCCCGATCGCCCGAACTGCAGGCCGTGTTATAGGCGTCGAAGGAAACTTGGCCATGGCCTTGGGGGCCGACAGGAACGCAATGCGAAACAATATAAAAAATGCCGTCTTTTACGCGGCTGATCTCTCAAGTGATCCTTCATGCGCCCATTGGGCAAATGAAATACCTGACAAGGTCCTAATCGATCCTCCGCGATCAGGTGCGCCGGAAGCGATAAAGCACCTCTCCAAAACAAGACCATGGAGAATCGTATATGTCTCGTGCAACCCGGCAACGCTTGCAAGGGATTCAGCAGTGCTCGTCCATACAGGCGGCTACCATCTCAAAGGCATAAGGGTCATGGACATGTTTCCGCATACATCGCATGTAGAGGTAATGGCCGTATTCGAAAGGTAA
- a CDS encoding flavodoxin family protein encodes MKKILAVMGSPRRDGNTNTILDRLIFGAKEAGVDCEKVDLNTLKMSPCIECGGCNETGICIIKDDMTPIYQKIATADWVILASPIFFYNITSRTQALIERSQACWAGKYLLKRGPYGGRRRKGIFISLGATKGKLLFDGVTRTVRYFFDAIDADFEGALLYRGIDTKGAINKHPSALNEAQELGGCVARGDDVSNLPYLYRP; translated from the coding sequence ATGAAAAAGATACTCGCTGTCATGGGGTCGCCGAGACGCGACGGAAATACAAACACCATCCTCGACAGGCTAATCTTCGGGGCCAAGGAGGCCGGTGTGGATTGCGAAAAAGTGGATCTTAACACGCTCAAGATGTCACCTTGCATTGAATGCGGGGGCTGTAACGAGACAGGGATATGCATCATCAAGGACGACATGACCCCGATCTATCAAAAGATCGCCACTGCAGACTGGGTGATCTTGGCATCGCCCATATTTTTCTACAACATAACATCCAGGACCCAGGCCTTGATCGAGAGATCGCAGGCCTGCTGGGCTGGCAAATACCTCTTAAAGCGTGGGCCATACGGCGGCAGACGTAGAAAGGGTATATTCATATCGCTCGGCGCCACCAAAGGAAAACTTCTCTTCGACGGCGTTACAAGGACCGTTCGCTATTTCTTTGATGCGATAGATGCAGACTTTGAAGGTGCACTGCTGTACCGCGGCATAGATACCAAGGGCGCCATAAACAAACATCCAAGTGCCCTCAATGAGGCGCAGGAACTCGGCGGATGCGTTGCAAGGGGTGATGATGTCTCAAATCTACCATATCTCTACCGCCCATAG
- a CDS encoding D-sedoheptulose-7-phosphate isomerase has translation MTGYDSRDQQLLINRALDDLIKAISETVIVNSPKLIELGGWVSSAFENGGKLLLCGNGGSAADSQHIAAEFINRFRLERNPLPAIALTTDTSVITSISNDYGFNYVFSKQIEALASPKDVVIGISTSGNSQNIIFAMDTARIKGAKTVAFTGKGGGKMPAHADLVITVSSSDTPRIQEVHIFIGHLLCDIVEQEMFGGKRHG, from the coding sequence ATGACAGGATATGACTCAAGGGACCAACAATTGCTGATTAACAGGGCGCTGGATGACCTTATAAAGGCCATTTCCGAGACGGTAATCGTGAATTCGCCAAAACTTATTGAGCTCGGGGGATGGGTCTCGTCCGCATTTGAAAACGGCGGAAAACTTCTGCTCTGCGGAAACGGTGGAAGCGCAGCGGACTCCCAACACATCGCGGCGGAGTTCATAAACCGCTTCCGTCTTGAAAGAAACCCGCTCCCAGCCATCGCCCTCACCACTGACACGTCGGTGATTACATCTATCTCAAACGACTATGGCTTCAATTATGTCTTTTCCAAACAGATAGAGGCCCTGGCATCACCAAAAGATGTGGTGATCGGCATCAGCACGAGCGGCAACTCCCAAAATATCATCTTCGCTATGGATACAGCCAGGATCAAAGGGGCAAAGACAGTGGCCTTTACAGGAAAAGGCGGTGGGAAGATGCCTGCCCACGCCGACCTCGTCATCACGGTTTCGTCTTCAGATACCCCGCGGATACAAGAGGTGCACATATTTATAGGCCACCTTTTGTGCGATATCGTCGAACAGGAAATGTTCGGCGGCAAGCGCCATGGATGA
- a CDS encoding FmdB family zinc ribbon protein has translation MPIYEFVCSACGNEFEALVIGSKGKTACPKCGDDKIQKKMSVCAIKSGYKFTGTGKKAQGGCSGCSSSNCGSCGG, from the coding sequence ATGCCCATCTATGAATTTGTCTGCTCAGCTTGTGGCAATGAGTTCGAGGCCCTTGTCATAGGTTCAAAGGGCAAAACCGCGTGCCCTAAGTGCGGGGATGACAAAATCCAAAAAAAGATGTCAGTCTGTGCGATTAAATCTGGATATAAATTCACAGGCACAGGCAAAAAGGCCCAGGGCGGCTGCAGCGGTTGCAGCAGTTCAAACTGCGGTTCGTGCGGGGGTTGA
- the hemC gene encoding hydroxymethylbilane synthase — MTLNRLTLRLGTRKSVLALTQSTWVKNRIEALRPDVTIELVKITTKGDKILDVPLSRVGGKGLFVKEIEEALFEKKIDFAVHSLKDVPAELPNGLEVSIFPKREDIRDAFISKTGLPIDRLPEGAKVGTSSLRRMAQLRAIRPDLNIVSLRGNLDTRLRKLAEGEFDAIVLASAGLKRLGLEKKITHYMHPEVMFPAVGQGALGLEFRGDDARIRDILNCIHHEETAICIKAERSFLARLEGGCQVPIGAFAEIGGAGIILHGLIGDEAGKRIIKMTKEAGRDEAEWLGYTLGGEMLAAGGAEILRETYAR; from the coding sequence TTGACCTTGAACAGATTGACATTAAGGCTTGGGACAAGGAAGAGCGTGCTTGCGCTTACGCAAAGCACATGGGTTAAAAACAGGATCGAGGCCTTAAGGCCCGATGTCACAATAGAACTTGTTAAGATAACGACCAAGGGTGACAAGATACTAGATGTGCCCCTTTCACGGGTGGGAGGCAAGGGGCTGTTTGTCAAGGAGATAGAAGAGGCCCTTTTTGAAAAAAAGATAGATTTCGCTGTGCACAGCCTCAAAGATGTGCCTGCTGAGCTGCCCAACGGCCTTGAAGTCAGCATCTTTCCGAAGAGGGAAGACATACGTGACGCCTTTATCTCGAAGACCGGTCTGCCCATCGACAGGCTTCCGGAAGGTGCGAAGGTGGGCACGAGCAGCCTCAGGCGTATGGCCCAGCTGAGGGCGATAAGACCTGATTTGAATATCGTCTCCCTGAGGGGTAACCTGGACACAAGACTCAGAAAACTGGCTGAAGGGGAGTTCGACGCCATTGTTCTTGCATCTGCCGGCCTTAAAAGACTTGGCCTTGAAAAGAAGATAACCCATTACATGCATCCCGAGGTCATGTTTCCTGCCGTAGGGCAAGGGGCCCTCGGCCTGGAATTTAGGGGCGACGATGCAAGGATACGCGATATCCTAAACTGCATACATCACGAGGAAACGGCCATATGCATAAAGGCTGAACGCTCATTTCTGGCAAGGCTTGAGGGCGGCTGCCAGGTGCCAATAGGTGCATTCGCAGAAATAGGCGGCGCGGGCATTATCCTCCACGGCCTGATAGGTGACGAGGCTGGGAAAAGAATCATCAAAATGACAAAAGAGGCCGGCAGAGATGAGGCCGAATGGCTTGGATATACTCTTGGCGGAGAAATGCTTGCCGCAGGTGGGGCGGAGATATTAAGGGAGACATATGCAAGATGA
- the cobA gene encoding uroporphyrinogen-III C-methyltransferase, whose translation MQDDRSVQPGKIKRPGKVYLVGAGPGDPGLLTIKGKKIIENADVIIYDRLASPRLMSFAPPDAERIYVGKRIGLHAVSQEEINRLIVHKAFEGKTVCRLKGGDPFIFGRGAEEAQALAQAGIPFEVVPGVTSAIAVPAYAGIPLTHRAYTASVAFITGHRKLDAEEADVDWEGLAKGVGTLVFLMGMTNLPEIVKELIKYGRPPDTPAAVINWGTTPLHRSVIGTLKDIVGKVKDAGIKPPSIIVIGDVVKLKDEINWFESRPLLGKKILITRAREQASTLCAMLEEKGAYTIELPTIATIEHDDHAVLDEAISRLSSFDWVVFSSENAVQFFFKRLFSLGLDLRALSDIKIAAVGPGTTGYLASMHLKTDLMPQQDFKAEGLVEAFKGLDIKGRRVLIPRAEKARDVLPEGLKALGADVDVAVLYKTIAPEADLKVIEELKDSDIDVVVFTSSSTVKNFLDIVPTELGDTLLKRAAVACIGPITSKTARDLGFSVEIEPSRSTLDCLVAAIESYFAG comes from the coding sequence ATGCAAGATGACAGATCGGTGCAACCAGGGAAAATAAAGAGGCCTGGGAAGGTATATCTTGTGGGCGCAGGGCCAGGAGACCCTGGTCTTTTGACTATAAAGGGCAAAAAGATCATCGAAAACGCCGATGTAATCATCTATGACCGCTTGGCAAGCCCAAGGCTCATGTCATTTGCACCGCCTGATGCGGAACGCATATATGTAGGGAAGAGGATAGGGCTTCATGCCGTATCGCAGGAAGAAATAAACAGGCTTATAGTTCATAAGGCGTTTGAAGGAAAGACGGTCTGCCGCCTCAAAGGAGGGGACCCGTTCATCTTCGGGCGGGGGGCCGAAGAGGCTCAGGCACTTGCCCAGGCTGGCATACCATTTGAGGTGGTGCCAGGCGTGACATCCGCCATAGCCGTCCCTGCATATGCAGGCATCCCGCTTACCCACCGGGCCTACACCGCATCCGTTGCCTTTATAACAGGCCATAGAAAACTGGATGCAGAGGAAGCAGATGTGGACTGGGAAGGGCTTGCAAAGGGCGTAGGCACCCTTGTCTTCTTGATGGGCATGACGAATCTTCCTGAAATAGTAAAAGAGCTGATCAAATATGGACGCCCCCCTGACACGCCAGCCGCTGTCATAAATTGGGGCACGACGCCGCTCCACAGGTCCGTCATCGGCACACTCAAAGATATCGTCGGAAAGGTAAAAGATGCCGGCATCAAACCCCCTTCTATAATCGTAATCGGGGATGTAGTAAAACTCAAAGACGAGATCAATTGGTTTGAATCAAGACCACTGCTCGGGAAAAAGATACTTATAACACGCGCAAGGGAACAGGCAAGCACACTCTGCGCCATGCTTGAGGAAAAAGGGGCCTATACAATAGAACTCCCAACTATTGCAACCATAGAACATGACGACCATGCCGTGCTGGACGAAGCTATCTCCCGCCTTTCATCTTTTGACTGGGTGGTATTTTCCAGTGAGAATGCGGTCCAATTCTTTTTCAAACGCCTTTTTTCCCTGGGCCTTGATCTAAGGGCGCTGTCCGACATAAAGATCGCGGCCGTAGGACCCGGAACAACAGGATACCTAGCATCTATGCACCTAAAGACAGACCTGATGCCGCAACAAGACTTCAAGGCAGAGGGCCTTGTGGAGGCATTCAAGGGCCTGGATATAAAAGGCAGGCGGGTGCTCATTCCAAGGGCCGAAAAGGCAAGAGACGTGCTGCCAGAAGGCCTTAAGGCCCTCGGCGCCGATGTCGATGTGGCTGTCTTATACAAAACCATTGCGCCTGAAGCGGACCTAAAGGTCATTGAAGAATTGAAAGATAGCGATATAGATGTCGTCGTCTTTACAAGCTCTTCAACGGTCAAAAACTTCCTTGATATTGTGCCAACCGAGCTGGGAGACACCCTGCTTAAAAGAGCAGCTGTCGCGTGTATTGGGCCCATTACTTCAAAAACTGCGCGCGATCTGGGATTTAGTGTGGAGATAGAGCCGAGCCGCTCAACCCTTGACTGTCTGGTTGCGGCTATAGAGTCCTATTTTGCAGGTTAA
- a CDS encoding TIGR02757 family protein, translating into MDPTALKERLEDLYTRFNRRELVHPDPLEFLYNYPEPMDREIAGLIASSLAYGRVGQILKSVSIVLNKLGDLHKSLLKLSRSELFDMFDGFRHRFTGGQEIAALLFGVKKVIEDNGSLERYLMSFINPLDDTISPALSKFIRGICAASGVKSMYLLPDPAMGSACKRPFLFLRWMVRCDQVDPGGWHGIQPSMLLVPVDTHMFKIAKHLGFTIRNQADLKTAVEITNKFKKINPSDPARYDFVLTRFGIRPEMDRSILISELKKQRARTPKDHFDC; encoded by the coding sequence ATGGACCCAACCGCCCTAAAGGAAAGGCTTGAGGATCTTTACACCAGATTTAACAGGAGGGAGCTGGTTCACCCCGATCCACTCGAATTTCTCTATAACTATCCCGAACCCATGGACAGGGAGATCGCAGGGCTGATCGCATCATCACTTGCCTATGGGAGGGTTGGACAGATATTGAAGAGCGTCTCAATAGTCCTTAACAAATTAGGCGACCTTCACAAATCCCTTTTAAAACTCAGCCGCTCCGAACTCTTTGACATGTTTGACGGCTTCAGGCACCGCTTTACAGGCGGGCAAGAGATTGCCGCACTCCTCTTCGGCGTCAAAAAGGTAATCGAGGACAACGGCTCTCTGGAAAGATATCTCATGTCCTTCATCAATCCCTTGGATGATACCATCTCCCCTGCCCTTTCCAAATTCATAAGGGGCATCTGCGCCGCATCCGGCGTAAAGTCCATGTATCTGTTGCCCGATCCAGCGATGGGAAGCGCGTGCAAAAGACCATTCCTCTTTTTAAGATGGATGGTCAGGTGCGATCAAGTGGATCCAGGCGGTTGGCATGGGATCCAGCCTTCGATGTTGTTAGTCCCTGTCGACACCCATATGTTCAAGATCGCCAAACATCTTGGATTTACCATCAGAAATCAGGCCGATCTCAAAACAGCCGTTGAAATTACAAATAAATTTAAAAAGATAAATCCTTCTGATCCGGCAAGATATGATTTTGTCCTTACACGCTTTGGCATAAGACCTGAAATGGATCGTTCGATCCTGATATCAGAACTAAAAAAGCAAAGGGCGCGCACCCCTAAAGACCACTTCGATTGTTGA
- a CDS encoding sensor histidine kinase, translated as MNIYCPTDPPEFSSVLARIRQKYDDYENYAFSILQDRAIMAFFDLAQEYETLDNFYRICVFVPKEFFDFDCCLYLVDAETKRLQMACDSLTGLSVCGMEPPPEIRISDSSYEAGDSFVSPIKGNLRWLAAKPPAKADEVIGMFEVFPLSYFGEKDKLFFEKYANRIGYNLHHKMITIQNEKHLKFINTLIADIEHNVITPNMLYKVFLNNFRKRLSEMEEIYKTWSEKIESPECKNCKQVKEIEKLRLDAINIHAELIKQYNEIEKHYQNTSLFLESLLRREHFEKGAFVLRRKPCNFRKEIIEPQLDRYRARLERRGIRIDEHLGGIPDEEIPLAVDIGLISQVYANLFSNAEKYCEEVPNEFGQPVKFMAYGREIIKDFFGKGRHGIKFNVFTTGPHLDQEDARRIFNEGMRGKNVGNKPGTGHGLHFIKKIIEVHDGVVGYEPTPLGNNFYFILPLQGNSPQDQKTEQSATGDACPV; from the coding sequence ATGAATATATATTGTCCTACAGATCCACCTGAGTTTTCATCAGTCCTGGCCAGAATCCGTCAAAAATACGACGACTACGAAAACTATGCATTTAGCATACTCCAGGACAGGGCTATAATGGCATTTTTCGATCTCGCCCAGGAATATGAGACTCTGGACAACTTCTATAGAATCTGTGTCTTTGTCCCAAAGGAATTTTTTGATTTCGACTGCTGCCTTTACTTGGTAGACGCCGAGACCAAGCGTCTCCAAATGGCCTGCGACTCATTGACAGGATTGTCCGTATGCGGCATGGAGCCTCCGCCAGAGATCAGGATAAGCGATTCATCTTATGAAGCCGGTGACTCATTCGTAAGTCCTATAAAGGGCAATCTCAGATGGCTGGCTGCCAAACCTCCGGCCAAGGCAGATGAGGTGATAGGGATGTTTGAGGTCTTCCCGCTATCATATTTCGGAGAAAAAGACAAGCTATTCTTTGAGAAATATGCAAATAGGATAGGCTATAACCTCCATCACAAGATGATAACCATTCAGAATGAAAAACACCTAAAATTCATAAATACCCTGATCGCCGATATTGAGCACAATGTAATTACACCAAATATGCTCTACAAGGTCTTTCTTAATAACTTCCGCAAAAGACTCTCAGAGATGGAAGAAATATACAAAACATGGAGCGAAAAGATCGAAAGTCCTGAATGTAAAAATTGTAAACAAGTCAAAGAGATCGAAAAGCTACGTCTTGATGCAATCAATATCCATGCAGAACTTATAAAGCAATACAATGAAATCGAAAAACACTATCAAAATACCAGCCTCTTTTTGGAAAGTCTACTTCGGAGAGAACACTTTGAAAAAGGTGCTTTTGTATTGAGGCGCAAGCCATGCAACTTCAGAAAAGAGATTATCGAGCCTCAACTGGACCGATACAGGGCAAGGCTTGAACGCAGAGGTATACGCATAGATGAACACCTAGGCGGCATACCTGACGAGGAGATACCCCTGGCTGTTGACATAGGCCTTATCTCTCAGGTCTATGCAAATCTTTTTTCCAATGCCGAAAAATATTGCGAAGAGGTACCTAACGAATTCGGACAGCCAGTAAAATTCATGGCCTATGGACGTGAAATCATAAAAGACTTCTTTGGGAAAGGCAGACATGGAATAAAATTCAACGTATTCACTACAGGGCCTCATCTTGATCAGGAAGATGCAAGAAGGATATTTAATGAAGGCATGAGGGGTAAAAATGTCGGGAACAAACCAGGAACAGGTCATGGACTGCACTTTATAAAAAAAATAATAGAAGTGCATGATGGTGTGGTTGGCTATGAACCAACTCCCTTGGGCAATAACTTCTACTTCATACTCCCGCTGCAGGGCAACTCGCCGCAAGACCAAAAAACTGAACAATCGGCAACAGGGGATGCCTGTCCGGTCTGA
- a CDS encoding ATP-dependent helicase: MTFPKLSENLNPEQLEAAMTLKGPVLVIAGAGSGKTRTLVFRVANLVRSGIEPFRILLLTFTKKAASTMLSRASELIGQRCEQVAGGTFHGFANSMLRRYAHVAGYPKTFTILDRLDAQDLLQFLAKELGLAGPGKHFPGKAALASIVSKAANRDLGIDGLFEKEMPHLLPELDGMKRLVSVYNEYKKVHALMDYDDLLIVWRDVLKTDLSVREAIGDRFQYIMVDEYQDTNTIQAEIIRLMATGHDNVMAVGDDAQSIYSFRGANFKNILDFPKVFPGTKIIKLERNYRSTQPNLDCTNAIIANAQERFAKRLLAQRTGGRPPRLYIARDEQDQARFVAEEISRLIKSGHRPSETAVLFRAGFHSFHIEAELKNRSIPFIKRGGMLMAEAAHIKDLLCLMRLLINPLDRLALNRVLFMFERLGEKGAEKIFADMVKSDDPIERLTGYETKAAWGDTVRGLGALIKGLQNTQLGLQDIIARLTDWYRPHLERIHPEDYPKRLQELDYLRGIAVRYEDAVSMLADLVLEQPEEDEAGSSDRDRICLSTIHSAKGLEWKTVIIISMAEGRFPTTGARDGDLLEEERRLFYVASTRAKDNLYFCYPAFITVSGSGLMPAKPSRFLKEIPSNFIEIIKSKDDATYRSDGGGARCRQPGYQRDYDNTQASAAVETEAAAMDEPGMFKAGERVRHPIFGPGRVTQIMGHEKVKVFFDATGEKTLHLAYAKLSRIGR; encoded by the coding sequence ATGACTTTTCCAAAGTTATCAGAAAATCTCAATCCGGAACAACTCGAAGCCGCCATGACACTGAAAGGTCCGGTGTTGGTTATAGCAGGGGCCGGAAGCGGCAAGACGCGGACCCTTGTATTCAGGGTGGCAAACCTCGTACGATCCGGGATCGAGCCGTTCAGGATATTGCTCCTAACCTTCACGAAAAAGGCGGCATCCACCATGCTGTCAAGGGCGTCGGAACTCATAGGACAAAGGTGTGAACAGGTAGCCGGCGGCACATTCCATGGCTTTGCAAACAGTATGCTGAGGAGGTATGCCCATGTTGCAGGCTACCCCAAGACCTTCACTATTCTTGACCGATTGGATGCCCAAGACCTGCTGCAATTCCTGGCAAAAGAACTTGGACTTGCAGGCCCAGGCAAACACTTTCCTGGCAAGGCCGCCCTTGCCTCCATTGTAAGCAAGGCTGCGAACAGAGACCTAGGCATAGACGGCCTGTTTGAAAAGGAGATGCCGCATCTTCTGCCTGAACTTGATGGAATGAAAAGGCTCGTATCAGTATATAACGAATATAAAAAGGTCCATGCCCTCATGGACTATGACGACCTCCTCATCGTCTGGAGGGATGTCCTCAAGACAGACTTAAGCGTAAGAGAGGCTATAGGCGATAGATTCCAATATATCATGGTGGACGAATATCAAGACACAAACACCATCCAGGCGGAGATCATCCGCCTGATGGCGACTGGTCACGACAATGTAATGGCGGTCGGAGACGACGCACAGTCCATCTACTCCTTCAGGGGGGCGAACTTCAAAAATATCCTTGATTTCCCAAAGGTCTTTCCAGGTACAAAGATAATAAAACTGGAGAGGAACTACAGGAGCACCCAGCCCAATCTGGACTGTACAAACGCTATCATCGCTAATGCGCAGGAACGTTTTGCAAAACGGCTGTTGGCGCAAAGGACGGGTGGCAGGCCGCCCAGACTCTATATAGCAAGAGACGAGCAAGACCAGGCGCGGTTTGTCGCTGAAGAGATATCGAGGCTGATCAAAAGTGGACATCGGCCGTCCGAGACGGCGGTGCTCTTCAGGGCTGGTTTTCATTCCTTCCATATAGAGGCTGAGCTCAAAAACCGCTCCATCCCGTTTATAAAACGAGGCGGGATGCTGATGGCTGAAGCGGCTCACATAAAAGACCTGCTCTGCCTCATGCGCCTGCTAATAAATCCGCTGGATCGTCTCGCGCTAAATAGGGTCTTATTCATGTTTGAACGTCTGGGTGAAAAGGGAGCGGAAAAAATATTCGCCGATATGGTCAAGAGCGACGATCCCATTGAACGCCTGACAGGGTATGAGACCAAAGCCGCCTGGGGGGATACCGTAAGAGGGCTTGGAGCATTGATAAAAGGACTGCAAAATACCCAGCTGGGCCTTCAAGATATAATAGCCAGGCTTACAGACTGGTATAGGCCGCACCTTGAACGCATTCATCCAGAGGACTATCCGAAACGTCTACAGGAACTCGATTACCTGAGGGGTATAGCCGTCCGCTATGAAGACGCCGTCTCCATGCTTGCGGACCTCGTACTTGAACAACCGGAAGAAGACGAGGCAGGCAGCAGTGACCGCGACCGCATCTGCCTCTCGACCATACACTCGGCCAAAGGTCTCGAGTGGAAAACGGTCATCATCATATCCATGGCTGAAGGGCGATTCCCAACGACAGGTGCAAGAGATGGAGATCTCCTCGAAGAGGAACGCAGACTCTTTTATGTGGCATCAACACGGGCAAAAGATAACCTCTATTTCTGCTATCCAGCCTTCATAACTGTCTCAGGTTCAGGCCTTATGCCAGCCAAACCGTCGAGATTCCTGAAAGAGATACCATCAAACTTTATAGAGATAATAAAATCAAAAGATGACGCCACGTATAGATCCGACGGCGGCGGTGCCCGGTGCCGACAACCTGGATATCAAAGAGACTATGATAATACGCAAGCGTCCGCTGCAGTCGAGACAGAAGCTGCAGCAATGGACGAGCCAGGGATGTTCAAGGCGGGCGAGAGGGTTAGACATCCCATCTTCGGCCCGGGCAGGGTGACACAGATTATGGGGCATGAAAAGGTCAAGGTCTTCTTTGATGCAACAGGAGAAAAGACCCTGCACCTTGCATATGCAAAACTTAGTCGCATAGGAAGATAG